AATGTGCGAGAACCATATTTAATTGAAGTAAAAGTTGGCATTTATTATTTCATTGGACGTAAAAAAGAAAATTCGTAAAGGAAGTGAGAAATTTATATTCCAATGATTTACCGAGGTTGGGGATTTCACCGCTCTCGTCAAATCCAATTTGGCAAGACAAtgatttccttctctctctctctctctctctctccacgaCGAGACAAAAGTAAAAAAGTAAGCTAAAAGCATTCTATGCGTACAGTGGTAGAACCGGAGTTTATGAGGGCGAGAGAGGATGAGATTGAGAATTTGAGAGCagtaatttttaataaaaaaattaaaaaagatgaAATTGGAGCGGTAATTTTTATTGTGTCTCGCTTGGTAGGCGTTAGCGCATGGTTAGTTCTATGCGGGGTGTTCTATTGTTTCTTCTTTCATTTGACAAGGAGCTGTCACGTcgaattattgttattattagaaAGCAggcaaaagaaagaaactaacaaTAAAGGAGCCATTGAATTCACCAACTTTGACATTCTATTTACTttttatcatattttctttGCCGGTAGGAACAACTGGTTTGGATAAGATGACTCCTTGCACTTTGGTGGCAGTGGCGTTGGAGAATATTGGGCCCCAAGCGTGCCCACTCTCTCATGGCACTtttttacacacacacacaaaaagaaGGTAAAAAAATTCACAGTAATTGTATTTTGAATCTTCTAAAAATTTCACTGTAGTAATTTCTAAAGATCAGCAATGTCATGTAGAGGATGCTTGTTCAATAAGTTCTtgtataatttttaattatctttcaaataaaaataattaattttttacgtCTGCAAGGATACGAACCGGAGGTGTATTTACTCCCAAATATACATCAGTATGATTTTAAGTGCTTacataagaataaaaaatttaataaataatttttttgactaggtttttttttttggatgtgaTCATTGCATGTTATATGATTACAAGCAAACTTTAGAATAATTCATGAATTCAATTCAAAAGAATTGATAAATGATAAGGTTTGCTTATTAATAGTTGAATAGAAAAGATGATCAGGATTTaggctttatttatttatttattttttaaacaagaaaaagaggttTGCTTATTAAATGAGACCATACATTCAAAATACATAAAGTTCTTGTAATTGGAGTTGAAGGGTTCATTACAGCTGTTAGGAAATGAATAAGCAAGTGGTATTTCCGTATAAAGTTTTCAGCCGGATAGTTTTACAGTATTTACTCAACATTGTTCTACACTGGAGCTGGATCTacggtggaaccaccctttatACTTTGCAAGTACCCAAGCGgttcaaatatttatattttcaggaaaaaaaacctctttcaggaaaaaaaaaaaattattttattttttttatatttggtttcccGTTCGCCGTTTAACCGCTTGGAGCTCCCAAAAGGCTttcaaaggagaggagaggggagcaAGGTCTGGTTGTGTTGGTCGCTTCTTTCTCTTACGCTCCGGGATCTCTCGAAACCTTAACGCTAACCCTAGGCTTCGATTCCAAGAAGCTCCAAAGGCGGCTCCCATGGAGGTACCCTGCTTCTATTCCTAAGGTGGCACAGGGATTCTTCCCCCCTTCTTCTTTGTAGGCTGCTCTCCCCGCGTTTCTTTCGTCTTCTTTTACAGCTAGGATTTTGGGGGAAATCAGGGTTTCTTGATCAAGCTCGTTCGTTTCTCAAAAAAAGCTTgttcctttccttcttttcctgcACTCTTTTGCTGATTTGGAAGGGGAACGGAGTGCTCGCCGGCGGATCTTCGTGGACTTTGGGGAGTGACATTGGCGTTCGGTCTCTATAGAGTGGTCTTTAAGTTTTTCCCTCTCGTTCTGCGGTTCTTTAATTTGGAGTGTTTTGCTTTTTGATTTAGGACCTAAGGGGTTATTGGCGTTTAGGCGGAAAAAAGAATCTATAGAGCTCAAATAGCAGAGTTTTACCAGGTAGAGAGGTTAGGGCTAGCCTTAggggattttcttttttctttcctttagtTGTAgttataaaataaaacaaaagctTTACATTCTTTAACCTGGGAGGATGTCTCATCTTTGAAGCGGATACTCTAGGTCTAGGATTTTATCTTCATTTCTCTGTGGAACATTGCAAATTTAAGGTTCTTGACTTGTGGATTTGAGAAAAATCGTTACTTTATTTAGTGGGACAAAGTCTAGAATTTCAGGGTTATACCCTGGATAAAATTATAAGAGTTAGATGCAATTCTCTTCTTCATCACAGATGATGCCTGGGTTGAGTTTTTGAGTCTAGGAAGAAATCTGCCATTTTAGAATAAAATAGAAACTAGACCTTGAGCAGGCTGAGATCGTTGAGGCGGGAGCTTTTGGGTTGCCATTCCTCTACTGGTCAAGGAGATTCAGATTTTTTTGAAAGGGATATGGctatcaagaagaagaaggaattggATACAGAGGAGAAGTCCCCAGAGAATCGCATCCTATCCTTTCCCGATGAAGTTTTGGAAcgtgttcttatctttgtgaAGTGTCACAAGGATCGCAGTGCCGTTTCTCTGGTTTGCAGAGACTGGTACAATGCTGAGCGATGGAGCCGGACCCATGTATTTATTGGGAACTGCTACTCTGTGTCTCCGGAGATGGTAGCTCGTAGATTTCCAAATATCCGGAGTGTCACTCTCAAGGGGAAGCCACGGTTCTATGATTTCAACCTTGTTCCACCAAATTGGGGGGCTGACCTCCATCCATGGCTTGTAGTTTTTGCTTCAGCGTATCCTTTCCTTGAGGAGTTCCGTCTTAAAAGGATGACAGTGACAGACGAGAGCCTTGATTTCTTGGCACGATCTTTTCCTGAATTTAAGGCTCTTTCCCTTGTCAGTTGTGATGGCTTCAGCACTGATGGTCTTGCCTCCATTGCAACCTACTGCAggtatgatattattattaatcACTTGAATATTGGTTTTGTTTTCTTAATGATTTTCTGTCATAAACGTTTCCAAATTGGAAAAAAGCTTCTTTATTTGCTCGTGATCTGAGCTTCTGCCCTGTAGTTTGGATTGAGATGTTCTAGGTCAATGCTTTCACCTTAGAGAAACAGATTGTTGATGGAACCGCAGTAGTGGGACTCCTTTTGTATGTGCTTGTAGAAGTTATTattatatgcatacatattaACTTGCCTTTTCTACTGCTTTCAGTAGAGGAAATTTATGTTACTGTAAGTGAGAAACAAATGCTTAAATTCCATTATTCATGAAAGAATCCAGTTCGGCATCTACATGGACATGATAGATGATTATTTCCATGGTTTAGTCTCTAGATATTCCGGAAGTAGATCTTGTGGCTTCAAATGCATATTTGTTGTGATGATTATTGAAAActgttatttaaaataaaataacgtTGTCATTATCGTTAACATGCAATTCAATCTGGTTAATGATTGAGTTATAAGAACAATGCCAAGCAAACACACAACTTTCCATCTACCAAATACTTTGGCAATTTTGCTCTCCTACGGATACACGTTCTGTCTACAGGGGCTCATCATGAATGCGTATGGCATTTCATGCCACATGGGGATTATGTATGCACTAAATGCGCTTTCATCCCAGGGATCATCCAACTGCTATTAGCTATATTGTTACTCAACTTtcaattcacaatcattgttagtTGATGTTCATCAGATCAACTGCAATTCAATCAGTATTACAGGTAATCTGTGTTTATATTTTGCAGTGGTAAATGCATGAGGTTGTTCAGTACAAAGAAAGTACAGTGGCCTTCAAGTACAAATGACTTCCATTGCTACAGaagtttattgttttttttaggTGACCGGATTTTGCGAAATTCCATCTCTGTATGGTGTTTTATAGAAAAGTCACAGTTATGGTACACTTGGTTCTTGGAGATTAGGTCTAATTACAGAATCAGAAAATATACAGGCTTTCTAACTAATGTATGCTTTCCTAACTGACAAATCATTAGTCTGGCTATCATAATTTGTTTTATACATGtttctgtaaatgtgtctttGATGAATGATTGCTTATTGCTGAGAGTTCTGGGGCCAGATTGGAGAAAACCACGTGCACACACTGGCTCACTGGCCTGTGAGTTGAATGAACAAAACAGTTTAGAAATGTGGATGTTGAAATTTGGTCAAGTAGCTTTATTCAAAGCAGTGTGTATggttcatgcatgaaagttcCAAGCAAACAGGGCATTTGCTTTCTCAGAGACTAAAACTAAACTATATTGGGAATGGTctgaagatattttttttgatattagaAGCTACATGCTTCCTTTCACTGATTAGCTTgtatttcccttttttctttcgtATCTTTTATTTATCAAAAACTTGAAAATAGGTGAATTCTGTCTGTGCATATTCAACCTTTTGTCTTCTGTTGATTGTGGATTTCTCttgtaaatatttttatacGCTAAAAGTTGTTCTTGGTTCCAGGAACTTGACTGAGCTTGACATACAGGAGAGTGGGATTGATGATCTTGGTGGCAGCTGGTTAAGTTGCTTTCCTGACAGCTTCACATCTCTGGAAGCGCTTAATTTTGCAAATCTGCATTCTGAAgtaaattttgatgccttggagAGACTAGTGGCCAGGTGCAAGTCCTTAAAGGTATTAAAAGTGAATAAGCATGTCACGTTGGAGCAGATACGGAGGCTGCTTGTGAGATCTCCTCAACTTACAGAGCTTGGAACTGGTTCATTTTCACAAGATCAAAAACTCCGATCAGATGCAGATCTGGAAAGTGCATTCAGCAACTGCAAGAACTTCAACACTCTCTCAGGCTTGTGGGAAGTTTCCTCTGTGTATCTTCCAGCATTATATCCTGTCTGTGCTAATCTGACTTTCTTGAATTTGAGCTACACAGCTCTGCAAAGTACAGAACTGGCAAAGCTTCTGCAAAATTGCCCTCTTCTTCGCCGACTATGGGTAAGCactaaaaaaacttaaaaagtttcatTTGCTTCCCAACTTTTATTATGCTTTTCCCTCTATTCTTGTacataatttggtcaattgttTTTGTGTTTCTTCATTATTCTTCTAATCAAAAAGGGCAATCActaatctcttcttcttcttgtttttttctttctttttttgaagaaaCACACTGGAATGTTAGTATCGCTTATCTCACAACCACATACAGTATTTgacttattttcaattattaAAATCTGCTGAAATTGGTGAAAGATAAACCGTGTTAGCAAGTTTGTGCAGATCTTTTGAATCTACATctcaaaattatatatatttctcATTTTGCTTCTCAAGTGGCTTTATTATTGACTCCAATGTTCATTTTTAGGTGTGATGCTTAATTACTCTATCATACCAGtctttcagccttccttctctGTGCTCCAGCCCTCCAACATATGATTGCCTTTCGAGGTTTCCTTTCAACATCTCTCTCTTTCACTCCATCATTCCGAGTTTCAAAAGGCTAAGTTGAAAGATAAGCCGTTTCTGTTGCTTGAGAGTTCAAATACTGTATGAGATTATCTGAATGAAAAAATCTACATTCTTTAGAAAAGTAGAAAGTGCTTGTGCCCACTAAAGAACTCAGTGTAGCAGAGTGTTGAGCCCTCTGTTTCAACTTCGGATGTTCTGTTGGGTGGAAAATTGGCTAAATATGGAGCATAAAACCCTGAAAGCAAATTTATGTTATTGTACCCACATACTTAATTAATACATGGAAACATcaaatttaagttttttttcttctcaagtCAAGCTTGCTGGCCTGCCTGCTGTCTCAGTTGCAACCACTATCTCAAACAACATTTTCCTCCTTTGCAGCTGTCCTccattgaaaaaaataataatgactaTGTTATTCAATTATGCTGAAGCCATCTTTATAATTTCCTTAAAGTTCAAGTCAGCCTAGATATTATGTGGTAGGATAATATATTGACAGCAAAACTTTCTCTGACTCTTGAGATTTATGCTCGGATGGATGGTGAGCATTTTGGCATTTTTTGGCCTTGCATTATCAATGACCGTCTCCACCATTCTTATTTTTTCTATAATGGTTCTTACAGGTTCTAGATACTGTAGAAGACAAAGGGTTAGAAGCTGTGGCATCGAGCTGTCATCTGCTAGAAGAACTCCGAGTGTTTCCAGCAGACCCATTTGACCaggaagtgatcatggaaggtGGTGGCAGTGGCGTCACTGAATCTGGATTTGTTGCTGTTTCCGAGGGCTGC
This portion of the Phoenix dactylifera cultivar Barhee BC4 chromosome 11, palm_55x_up_171113_PBpolish2nd_filt_p, whole genome shotgun sequence genome encodes:
- the LOC103714767 gene encoding protein TRANSPORT INHIBITOR RESPONSE 1-like, producing MAIKKKKELDTEEKSPENRILSFPDEVLERVLIFVKCHKDRSAVSLVCRDWYNAERWSRTHVFIGNCYSVSPEMVARRFPNIRSVTLKGKPRFYDFNLVPPNWGADLHPWLVVFASAYPFLEEFRLKRMTVTDESLDFLARSFPEFKALSLVSCDGFSTDGLASIATYCRNLTELDIQESGIDDLGGSWLSCFPDSFTSLEALNFANLHSEVNFDALERLVARCKSLKVLKVNKHVTLEQIRRLLVRSPQLTELGTGSFSQDQKLRSDADLESAFSNCKNFNTLSGLWEVSSVYLPALYPVCANLTFLNLSYTALQSTELAKLLQNCPLLRRLWVLDTVEDKGLEAVASSCHLLEELRVFPADPFDQEVIMEGGGSGVTESGFVAVSEGCPNLHYVLYFCRQMTNAAVATVVRNCPNFTHFRLCIMNMCQPDYLTNEPMDEAFGSVVKTCSKLQRLAVSGLLTDRAFEYIGTYAKNLETLSVAFAGSSDRGMQCVLEGCPKLRKLEIRDCPFGNAALLSGLERYESMRSLWMSACNLTMNGCQLLARKMPRLNVEVIKEDESDDMHAEKVYVYRSVAGPRRDAPPFVLTL